The genomic DNA cgaaagctcataccaagaacaaactcagttggtctctaaggtgctactggaaagaattttctattttgtttcggctatggcagaccaacacggctacccacatgTAACTCAAAATTCAAAAAATGCCTGCTGGTCCAGACTTATTATATAAGTGATCTCCCAGGTCCGTGCAGAGTCAGGTGTGTTCTGTAAAGGACCCTGGACCCAAGTTATTCAGGGCTTTCTAGGGGAGCAGCAAGACTTTGAATACGGCCCAGCAGGTGCTCAGCAGCCAGCGCAGTTCCCTCTACGCAGGTGTAAGAGGTCAAGGTTTTCCATGCAATGCAACCTGGCCGCAGCatccaggtgggtggggtataaattattgcTACTGTCCTGCATTCTGTGAGGCTACCCTGGCCTGAATCACAGTGGCTAAGCTGTCCTTGTCCAGGAAAGGGTGGGGTTGGCAGACCATCCTAAGGGGGTTATTAATGCTTCTCACTCGGGAAAGGTGGGTCTAGGAGCTCCCCCAGACTCTGCACCTCTTTCTTCGGAGGGAGGACAACCTCATCCTGAGATGCTGAGCTCCCCAAATCCCAGACCTGGGAACAGCTCACCCACAAAGTCTCTGTCTTACCTGGATTATTGATCATTCtaatgtgtgtggggttttttgaaaCCACGTTGAGGTTTTATTAGAACCAGTCACGATATTGATTTTGTTAAAGGTAAATATCTCAGCACATTGGCCCTGCTGTTGTTCTGTTATCGGCGGGGTTGCCACCAGTTCTTAGTTtgaaagaaattttaaaagaatgatgagttttctgtttccttcccatcctgcatgcaggcttcccagaagtcttcttcttcttctttggcgatccctcgtagccgagtaagattgtcttccataaacacagttttaacaatgagtccgtaagtgactgtggaggccaattctggacccacacgtccttccacattggggacatagggcaggagttgatcacggtgtggatttgccaagcgtgccttcctcttagcacgtttctcccttgggtcctgagttcgagtgtcttcaaagcccatgacacctttggtaaaggctgttctccagttggagcgctcgcagcccactgtttcccaattgttggtgtttatactacattttattaaaatttgccttgagatagtctttaaacctcttttgttgaccaccagcattacgctttccatttttaagtttggaatagagtagttcctttggaagacgatcatcaggcacccggtgctagggtttttgcgccctaggcgagatcacgttctggcgccccccccccacggccaattggagggagggagggagggagggagggagggagaaggaaggggtgaaagagagggaggagggagggaaggagggagggggaaggaagcctgctcttgcgaGAGGCGGTGGCAGGATGAGCGCCCCAAAAGGAGTGCTTTCGGGGTGCTGATCGTGTCGCCACCTCTCGTAGGGGCAACCGCATCTCCCTTCTCCCAGGCTctctgtggggtgggcagagggaaaGCGGCTCAGACGGAGCCCTCCCTCGCCGCTTGCCCCAAAGCAGCGGGGCTAGGCAGGAGCTAAGCGTCTCCTGCACAGCCCTGCTGCTCCAAAGCAAACTGCGAGGGAGGTAAACGGAGCCCTCCTTCAAGGCTTTGAAGCAGTGAAGCTGGGCAGGAGCATCTCCTGCTCAGCCCcgctcagtgctgtcaagtatcccgttttccccgggattctcccttatttcaagcagtttccctctGCTctgccttattttttatttcccttaaatttcccgtttttaatggaagcagctcctcccctgctggccagggactgggtgggaagacctcgcctacttggagagaaaagcctcagccctcaaagcaagtgggagccgtttcccgcgcttacaggggggtgtattcctccccctgcatcagcccctatccgttgccgccgagcccctcagccggccaatagggttagctggcgggcagagcctggctgcctttgagcagctgctgcttcctgtcctgttttgatgggatcagacaagaagacgatggggctccattgcgcggagcacatggctgccctcctctttgctggctgccctcctctttgctccactcacttttgcttctggctccgcccaccactgacatgtgattgtccccgggataggtgagactgctgatcccttattttcaaatccaaaacttgacagctatggccccgCTGCTCCAAAGCAAGCCGCAAGAGAGGGAAACAGAGCCCTCCCTCGCAATTCGCCCCAAAGCAGAGGTGCTGGGCAGGAGCTAagcggctgctgcccagccccgtTACTCTGCCGCTTGCGGAGCGGCGGTGGGGGGCGGcagggggggcaggctggccagcgcccagggccgtcttaagtctataaggcgccctggcgcgaaggcaaagagagagaggtgtgcgACTGTGTACAGTAGCCGGGAAGGGAGGCAGACGGCGGGAGGGGGAGCGAGCGAAGGAGAAGAAGCCCCAGGAtgcaggggcatacccaggatcaaaactagggggggcaagccatggtcattcaggttgtgacatttcagcacggaaaaggcgaatgaaaccaaaattttaagaaaattatatataattatagcagtgctttattacggtagttattgcaattatttgcttgaaaatttctttaatttttattctagttacatgtcttatactaatatatgcatataaAGATAAAGCCAAATACTCGTAAGATTTGCCACATTTTGAGAGGGTTTTCCAAGCAAAGTGAGGTTTGCTGTATAGAGGACAggattctaaacaaataaatcctTGCATGTTAAGgctttagttttgtttaatttgctgcAAGACTTGGCACTGAACCTCagctaaaaatgcacacacacacacacctcctaaATAAACATCGGAcaactcatttatttttatttttaaaagagagaacagTCCACCCCTTCTGGATGTGCGTATGTGTCTGGCTGCTGGCTTTACACAGCAGCACCAGATCCGGGCGGAATCCGCCCTGCGCTTTCCCTCTGGCCTTTTCGCTGCTAACTTTTTCCAACTAAGTTTAGCGTTGGAATCAAGCCGAGGAGCAGCGGGAGGCGACTTCTTCTTGTCTTTCTTTTCCTAAggggaggacggggggggggggcaggagggttTTCTCGCGATGGAGGCACCAGGGCTCGGGTTAGGAAAGGCGCAGAGGCATGCATGGTCATTTtgtttgcttctagggggggcatctgtcccccccccgccgcccctcactgggtacgcccatgccagGATGTGAGGTGGCAGCTGCCAGCAGTGCCCGCTGCCCGGGCCGCCGGGCGAGGGCACAGAGGAACACAGAggaattgcctagttcgcctaaatggacgtgccaGCCCtgatgaccagtccaacgaagttgatgttgaagaatcattgcttcaacactggtgatctttgcttcttccaatacactggaagtatctggttagccactgagaGAGCAGGATACTGGCCTAATCCAGCTGCAGCAGGCCTcctatttgtatatttattttccatactgcccttcatccgaggctCACAGGGTGGTTTCTCGTGTTCTTATTTCGCTTCCACATCTTCCTCCTTTTATTCTGCAACTCCAGCTCTCAACTTGGCCAAAGGCCGCCCAGCTTGTCAGTCCTCCATCTTTCCACACGAGATCATTGCGGCAGCAAGCAAAGCTGTGGATGGGAACTGCGGTGGGGACTGGTATAAACCCGGCACCTGCACCCACACTCTGCTAGACACGGAGCCTTGGTGGTACGTGGACTTGGGTGAACAGTATGCCATCTccgtggtggtggtgaagaatcGCGGGGACTGCTGCGGCGAGAGACTCCAGGGAGCCCAGATCCGTGTGGGAGACTCTGTGGCTGACCATggcaagtccaaccccctgtaagtTCCCAttgcatctcccctccccactctctcctcaGCAACTACATCTtgagatccagttacaggtaggtagccgtgttggtctgccatagtcaaaacaaaataaaaaaatccttccagtagcaccttagagaccaactaagtttgttcttggtatgagctttcatgtgcatacacatgacaaagctatttttagccatctcaccccttgccttttcctgtaagaccaattgcagtcgttaacagtcgtcaacaggttttccacgcTTATCAgccaatacccctccccactctctcactatatataagggtctggtgacttctgtttcagtgtatctggagaagtgtgcatgcacacgaaagctcataccaagaacaaacttaccggtagttggtctctaaggtgctactggaatgattttttttttttttttactacatctTGAGAGACACACTCAAGATCACTTGCTCCAGattggtcacctcaccttgtagTTTATGGCATCTGGGAGGTACTGTAGGGGATTCCTGTTGTTCCAGAATAGGTCACCAGGAAAAAAATGCACCGTGGCAACAGGCAGAGTTCGCCTGCAAACTCCTGCTCCCCCTGCTGCATCTCCAACTTCCTCCCTGACTTCCCAGCTTGGAAGCCTCACTGCTGGCTCAAGCTCAGTGTGCCCAGGACAGAACTTCTTGCCTTCTCCCTGAcgacaccccacccacccccttctcatTCACTCTCTATATCCACTGACAACACCCAAGGATCTGACACAAAGCCCAGACTTTCCCTTGGCCCCCTATATTTAGCTAATTGCCAAATCACGACATCTCTTTCAGTCATGCAATGTGGCCTCAGTCTGGTCTTCTCGTGTCTACCCAGAACTCTGCTGCCAAAAATCTTCGCCTCTTTTCTTGCTCTGCATTCAGGCCACCTCTCCTGAAATCCCTAGGCTGGCTTCCTTTCCCATCCAAGATACTTGTCCTTACTCTCAGATCCCTCCAGGGTCAAGTCTTATCTCTCCATTTTAAAAACCTCCGTTTCAAGGGTTATCCACACTtatctttcctccactctttccatgcACAATCCATGATttaaagctacacacacacacacatacaccctgaGCTTTGCCTGTGAAAAGCTGCTCTTTTAAGCTCAaccagagcaaacagcaaccTACAGAAAACCGGAATTCACATTTGCCCTGATTCATTTTTGAAGAACAAGTTTTCACAAGGAAAGCTTGAGGCAATTTTTTGAAAAAGATATTCTTGGACCCAAagcagacctctgcctggaaagagctgTGCCAAAGGTCAGTGCGAACAAGGCCTAACTCTGCACTTTCCCATCACTGCAACCTTGGCTCATCCACCTCTCCTACCCTCATCACATGCCTCTCACAGTGATTCTGCTCTTGCTGCCTTGTGCTTCTCAGGGCTGATAATAAAGGACAatgggcagtggcagagcttcatgctccagaaccgggggcgggaagcaggcgggg from Lacerta agilis isolate rLacAgi1 chromosome 7, rLacAgi1.pri, whole genome shotgun sequence includes the following:
- the LOC117050403 gene encoding fucolectin-like, coding for MFLTWTWLLAPALLAAHGEAQSCKPEFQGAALNLAKGRPACQSSIFPHEIIAAASKAVDGNCGGDWYKPGTCTHTLLDTEPWWYVDLGEQYAISVVVVKNRGDCCGERLQGAQIRVGDSVADHGKSNPLCGTITNTSLGSVSTLNCNWLKGRYVSVNIPGRAEYLTLCEVEVYGTKVEDLC